The Xiphophorus maculatus strain JP 163 A chromosome 21, X_maculatus-5.0-male, whole genome shotgun sequence genome window below encodes:
- the arfgef1 gene encoding brefeldin A-inhibited guanine nucleotide-exchange protein 1 isoform X2, giving the protein MYEGKKTKNMFLTRALEKILADKEVKKAHHSQLRKACEVALEEIKEESEKLSPPSGDGKSGSSTLPPIKSKTNFIEADKYFLPFELACQSKCPRIVITSLDCLQKLIAYGHLTGSAPDSTAPGKKLIDRIIETICACFQGPQTDEGVQLQIIKALLTAVTSQHIEIHEGTVLQAVRTCYNIYLASKNLINQTTAKATLTQMLNVIFARMENQALQEAKQLERERHRQQSPVAQHTEPESPQLQTHVHPPSKTPTQEANGPVSPATPSIATPSTPSTPSTPAPESSSSRSASGEREVQGEQPAPDENPDPENGSEFCVAENEQTEADQATAANAASKQHKGAGEEEDEEAPNYEEKAQEIVQSILQEVVNTVAGGHCLDPANLCSDTKESTGEGEPEESPPAEAATEGTQSSMEDEGTVGSDSEHVHANGIPGTPISASFTPSLPDDRLSVSSTDTQESGATAGQPPGAKFSHILQKDAFLVFRSLCKLSMKPLSDGPPDPKSHELRSKVLSLQLLLSILQNAGPIFKTNEMFINAIKQYLCVALSKNGVSSVPEVFELSLSIFLTLLSHFKTHLKMQIEVFFKEIFLYILETSTSSYDHKWMVIQTLTRICADAQSVVDIYVNYDCDLNAANIFERLVNDLSKIAQGRGGHELGTTPQQELTLRKKGLECLVSILKCMVEWSKDQYVNPNSQTSLGQEKPSEQDSSETKATESINRYGSINSLDSTASSGIGSYSTQMSGTDNPEQFEVLKQQKEIIEQGIDLFNKKPKRGIQYLQEQGMLGTTPEDLAQFLHQEERLDSTQVGEFLGDNDRFNKEVMYAYVDQMDFQGKDFVSALRMFLEGFRLPGEAQKIDRLMEKFAARYLECNQGQTLFASADTAYVLAYSIIMLTTDLHSPQVKNKMTKEQYIKMNRGINDSKDLPEEYLSAIYDEIAGKKIAMKETKELTMKSNKQSVASEKQRRLLYNVEMEQMAKTAKALMEAVSHVQAPFTSATHLEHVRPMFKLAWTPFLAAFSVGLQDCDDTEVASLCLEGIRCAIRIACIFSIQLERDAYVQALARFTLLTASSGIAEMKQKNIDTIKTLITVAHTDGNYLGNSWHEIMKCISQLELAQLIGTGVKARYISGTVRGKEGFITSTKEQNNDEYLGLVGGTVDRKQIASIQESIGETSSQSVVVAVDRIFTGSTRLDGNAIVDFVRWLCAVSMDELASPTHPRMFSLQKIVEISYYNMGRIRLQWSRIWEVIGDHFNKVGCNPNEDVAIFAVDSLRQLSMKFLEKGELANFRFQKDFLRPFEHIMKKNRSPTIRDMVVRCIAQMVNSQAANIRSGWKNIFSVFHLAASDQDESIVELAFQTTGHIVTNVFEKHFAATIDSFQDAVKCLSEFACNASFPDTSMEAIRLIRHCAKYVSERPQAFKDYTSDDMNVAPEDRVWVRGWFPILFELSCIINRCKLDVRTRGLTVMFEVMKTYGHTFEKHWWQDLFRIVFRIFDNMKLPEQQTEKAEWMTTTCNHALYAICDVFTQYFESLNGLLLDDILAQLYWCVQQDNEQLARSGTNCLENVVILNGEKFSAETWDKTCNCMLDIFKTTIPHSLLTWRPAGAEGEHFATHSLTDKQLDSISQKSVDIQSRSDDQHSISSGDRAAMESRRQSQHSSASGVFEDGSRSRTSTKIQEQRLFSALLIKCVVQLELIQTIDNIVFFPATSKKEDAENFAAAQRDAGCAADVQVETQDQGMFRYLTSEQLFKLLDCLLESHRFAKAFNSNNEQRTLLWKAGFKGKSKPNLLKQETSSLACGLRILFRMYTDESRQGAWEEVQRRLLNVCSEAVAYFLALTSESHREAWTNLLLLFLTKVLKISDERFKAHASRYYPLLCEIMQFDLIPELRAVLRKFYLRIGLVFNIAQLPEPEPDPEPRRAEPETDMEVGEEAGEEAQ; this is encoded by the exons aGGAAATTAAGGAAGAATCAGAGAAATTAAG TCCACCAAGTGGAGACGGCAAATCTGGCTCCAGCACATTACCGCCCATCAAATCCAAGACAAATTTCATCGAGGCTGACAAGTACTTCTTGCCGTTCGAGCTAGCATGTCAATCCAAATGTCCTCGCATCGTCATCACCTCACTCGACTGTTTACAG AAGCTGATAGCGTACGGCCACCTGACGGGCAGTGCTCCGGACAGCACAGCGCCAGGAAAGAAGCTCATCGACAGGATCATCGAGACCATCTGCGCGTGTTTTCAGGGACCTCAGACTGACGAGGGCGTGCAGCTACAGATTATTAAG GCTCTGCTGACAGCAGTCACCTCCCAGCACATAGAAATCCACGAAGGCACCGTGCTGCAAGCTGTCCGCACCTGTTACAACATCTACCTGGCGAGCAAGAACCTCATCAACCAGACCACGGCGAAGGCCACGCTCACGCAGATGCTCAACGTCATCTTCGCACGCATGGAGAACCAAGCA CTGCAGGAAGCCAAACAGCTGGAGAGAGAGCGGCACCGACAGCAATCCCCAGTAGCCCAGCACACCGAGCCAGAATCCCCCCAGCTCCAGACTCACGTTCACCCACCCAGCAAGACCCCCACCCAGGAGGCCAATGGCCCCGTCAGCCCTGCGACCCCCAGCATCGCCACCCCCTCCACGCCGTCCACCCCATCCACGCCGGCCCCggagtccagcagcagcaggtctgcgTCTGGGGAGCGGGAGGTGCAGGGGGAGCAGCCTGCCCCCGACGAGAACCCGGATCCTGAAAATGGTTCTGAGTTTTGCGTGGCTGAGAACGAGCAGACAGAGGCAGACCAAGCCACCGCAGCAA ATGCAGCATCCAAACAACATAAAGGAGCAGGTGAAGAAGAGGATGAGGAAGCGCCTAACTACGAGGAGAAAGCCCAGGAAATTGTCCAGAGTATTCTGCAGGAAGTGGTCAACACTGTGGCTGGAG GCCACTGCCTGGACCCAGCGAACCTCTGCTCCGACACCAAGGAGTCAACCGGCGAGGGCGAGCCAGAGGAGTCCCCGCCGGCCGAGGCAGCGACTGAAGGCACCCAGAGCTCGATGGAGGATGAGGGAACAGTTGGGAGCGACAGTGAGCACGTCCATGCAAACGGCATTCCCGGCACGCCTATTTCTGCTAGCTTTACGCCCTCGTTGCCTGACGACAGATTATCCGTCTCCTCCACCGACACTCAG GAATCGGGAGCAACAGCTGGCCAGCCGCCAGGTGCTAAGTTCTCCCACATCCTCCAGAAGGACGCTTTTCTTGTCTTTCGCTCTCTCTGCAAGCTGTCGATGAAACCACTATCAGACGGACCGCCTGATCCAAA GTCCCACGAGCTGCGATCAAAGGTGTTgtctctgcagcttctgctgTCCATCCTGCAGAATGCCGGGCCCATCTTCAAGACCAACGAGATGTTCATAAACGCCATCAAGCAGTATTTGTGCGTGGCGCTGTCCAAGAACGGTGTCTCCTCTGTGCCTGAAGTCTTTgagctctctctctccatcttccTTACCCTGCTCTCCCACTTTAAGACCCACCTCAAGATGCAAATCGAG GTGTTCTTCAAAGAGATTTTCCTGTACATACTTGAGACGTCCACAAGCTCTTATGACCACAAGTGGATGGTCATCCAAACGCTCACCAGAATATGTGCAG ATGCCCAAAGTGTGGTGGACATCTATGTGAACTACGACTGTGACTTGAATGCTGCTAATATATTTGAGCGCTTGGTCAACGACCTCTCAAAAATAGCCCAGGGCCGCGGAGGCCACGAGCTCGGCACAACACCCCAACag GAGCTGACTCTAAGAAAGAAAGGCCTTGAATGTCTAGTGTCCATCCTAAAATGTATGGTAGAATGGAGCAAAGACCAGTACGTCAACCCCAATTCCCAGACCAGCCTAG GCCAGGAGAAACCTTCAGAGCAGGACAGCTCAGAGACCAAGGCCACAGAGAGCATAAACCGCTACGGCAGCATCAACTCCCTGGACTCCACGGCCTCGTCTGGCATCGGTAGCTACAGCACACAAATGTCCGGCACCGACAACCCCGAACAGTTTGAAGTTCTCAAGCAGCAGAAGGAGATCATCGAACAGGGGATTGACCT GTTCAACAAGAAACCAAAGAGAGGAATCCAGTACCTTCAAGAGCAAGGCATGCTGGGTACAACCCCAGAGGATCTTGCACAGTTCTTGCACCAGGAGGAGAGGCTTGACtcg ACTCAGGTGGGTGAATTCCTCGGCGATAACGACCGTTTCAATAAAGAGGTCATGTACGCCTACGTGGATCAAATGGACTTCCAGGGCAAAGACTTTGTTTCCGCTCTAAGGATGTTCCTGGAGGGCTTCCGGCTCCCCGGCGAGGCCCAGAAGATCGACCGGCTTATGGAGAAATTTGCAGCAAGATACCTGGAATGCAATCAGGG ACAAACACTCTTTGCCAGTGCAGACACAGCATATGTTCTCGCCTACTCAATCATCATGTTGACAACAGACCTCCACAGCCCGCAG GTGaagaataaaatgacaaaagaacaGTACATCAAGATGAACCGTGGCATCAATGACAGCAAAGACCTGCCTGAGGAGTATCTCTCAGCCATATACGATGAGATCGCAGGGAAGAAGATTGCcatgaaggaaacaaaagagCTCACCATGAAGTCCAACAAGCAAA GTGTGGCCAGCGAGAAGCAGAGGCGTCTGCTCTACAACGTGGAAATGGAGCAGATGGCCAAGACGGCCAAAGCTCTGATGGAGGCCGTCAGCCACGTCCAGGCCCCCTTCACCAGCGCCACGCATCTGGAGCACGTCAGGCCCATGTTCAAG CTGGCGTGGACGCCCTTCCTGGCTGCCTTCAGCGTCGGCCTGCAGGACTGTGACGACACTGAAGTGGCCTCGCTGTGTCTCGAAGGAATACGCTGCGCCATCAGGATAGCATGCATCTTTTCCATACAG cTGGAGAGGGATGCTTACGTTCAGGCTCTGGCCAGGTTCACCCTGCTGACGGCCAGCTCCGGCATCGCAGAAATGAAGCAGAAGAACATCGACACCATCAAGACCCTGATCACTGTGGCACACACGGATGGCAACTACCTGGGCAACTCCTGGCACGAG ATCATGAAGTGCATCAGTCAGCTGGAGCTGGCTCAGCTGATTGGTACGGGGGTGAAGGCTCGCTACATCTCAGGGACGGTGCGGGGGAAAGAGGGTTTCATCACCAGCACCAAGGAGCAGAACAACGACGAGTACCTGGGTTTAG TTGGGGGAACAGTAGACCGTAAGCAGATTGCCAGCATTCAGGAGTCCATTGGTGAGACGAGCTCTCAGAGCGTGGTGGTGGCTGTGGACAG GATCTTCACAGGCTCCACCAGATTGGATGGTAACGCAATAG TGGATTTTGTGCGCTGGCTGTGTGCTGTGTCCATGGATGAGCTGGCCTCGCCCACACATCCACGCATGTTCAGCCTGCAAAAGATCGTGGAGATCTCCTACTACAACATGGGCCGCATCAGGTTGCAGTGGTCCAGGATCTGGGAGGTGATCGGAGACCACTTCAATAAG gttgGCTGTAATCCCAATGAAGATGTAGCAATTTTTGCCGTCGATTCTCTCAGGCAGCTGTCCATGAAGTTCCTGGAGAAAGGGGAGCTGGCTAACTTCCGCTTCCAGAAGGACTTTCTGAGGCCGTTCGAGCACATCATGAAGAAGAACAG GTCTCCCACCATCAGAGACATGGTGGTGCGCTGCATAGCTCAGATGGTGAACTCCCAGGCTGCCAACATCCGTTCAGGCTGGAAGAACATCTTCTCAGTGTTTCACCTGGCGGCGTCTGACCAGGACGAGAGCATCGTGGAGCTGGCCTTCCAGACCACCGGCCACATCGTCA CGAATGTATTCGAGAAGCACTTTGCAGCCACCATCGACTCCTTCCAGGACGCCGTCAAGTGTCTCTCGGAGTTCGCCTGCAACGCCTCTTTCCCAGACACCAGCATGGAAGCAATCCGCCTCATCCGCCACTGCGCCAAATACGTCTCAGAGAGACCCCAG GCCTTCAAAGACTACACCAGTGACGACATGAATGTAGCCCCCGAGGACCGGGTGTGGGTGCGAGGGTGGTTCCCCATCCTGTTTGAGCTCTCCTGCATCATCAACAGGTGCAAACTGGATGTCAGAACCAG GGGCCTCACGGTGATGTTTGAAGTGATGAAGACCTATGGGCATACCTTCGAGAAACACTGGTGGCAGGACCTGTTCAGAATCGTCTTCAGGATCTTCGACAACATGAAGCTACCGGAGCAGCAGACCGAG AAAGCAGAGTGGATGACCACTACATGCAACCATGCACTTTATGCCATCTGTGACGTTTTCACCCAGTACTTTGAGTCCCTCAATGGACTCCTGTTGGATGACATCCTGGCTCAGCTCTACTGGTGTGTGCAGCAAG ATAATGAGCAGCTGGCTCGTTCAGGCACCAACTGCCTAGAAAACGTGGTCATCCTCAACGGGGAGAAGTTCTCCGCCGAGACCTGGGACAAGACGTGTAACTGCATGCTGGACATCTTCAAGACCACCATCCCCCACTC GTTGTTGACGTGGCGACCAGCAGGAGCAGAAGGAGAGCACTTTGCAACACACAGCCTGACTGACAAACAGCTG GACTCCATATCCCAGAAGTCTGTGGACATTCAGTCCCGCTCTGACGACCAGCACTCCATCAGCAGCGGCGACAGAGCCGCGATGGAGAGCCGCCGCCAGAGTCAGCACAGCTCGGCGTCGGGCGTCTTCGAGGACGGCTCGAGAAGCAGGACCTCAACAA AGATCCAGGAGCAGCGCTTGTTCTCTGCCCTGCTCATAAAGTGCGTCGTGCAGCTGGAGCTGATCCAGACCATCGATAACATCGTGTTTTTCCCCGCCACCAGTAAGAAGGAGGACGCAGAAAACTTTGCAGCTGCTCAG cGGGATGCTGGGTGTGCTGCGGACGTCCAAGTGGAGACGCAGGACCAGGGGATGTTCCGCTATCTGACCTCGGAGCAGCTCTTCAAGCTGCTGGACTGCCTGCTGGAGTCGCATCGCTTCGCCAAGGCTTTCAACTCCAACAACGAGCAGAGAACGCTGCTGTGGAAAGCAG GTTTCAAAGGCAAGTCGAAGCCCAACCTGTTGAAGCAGGAGACCAGCAGCCTGGCGTGTGGGCTGCGCATCCTGTTCCGCATGTACACGGACGAGAGCCGACAGGGCGCCTGGGAGGAGGTCCAGAGGCGGCTGCTCAA cGTTTGCAGCGAGGCGGTGGCGTACTTCCTGGCTCTGACCTCAGAAAGCCACAGAGAGGCCTGGaccaacctgctgctgctcttcctcaCCAAGGTGCTGAAGATCAGCGACGAAAGG TTCAAGGCTCATGCATCCAGATACTACCCCCTCCTGTGTGAGATCATGCAGTTTGACCTGATCCCTGAACTGCGGGCCGTTCTCAGGAAGTTCTACCTGCGCATCGGCCTCGTCTTTAACATTGCACAGCTGCCTGAGCCAGAGCCGGACCCCGAGCCGAGGCGTGCAGAGCCAGAAACGGACATGGAGGTGGGGGAGGAAGCTGGGGAGGAGGCCCAGTGA